Proteins encoded within one genomic window of Panacibacter microcysteis:
- a CDS encoding MoaD/ThiS family protein: MPVVKFTNALKRFFPALQEMPVSGHSLQDVLNDVEAKYPGLKSYLLDEQGQLRKHVNIFIDGNMINDRGTLSDTFNNNSEIYIIQALSGG; this comes from the coding sequence ATGCCTGTAGTAAAATTCACCAATGCATTAAAACGATTTTTTCCCGCATTGCAGGAAATGCCCGTAAGTGGTCATTCTTTGCAGGATGTACTGAATGATGTGGAAGCGAAATATCCTGGCTTAAAAAGTTATTTACTGGATGAACAGGGGCAATTGCGCAAACATGTAAACATCTTCATAGATGGCAACATGATTAATGACCGGGGTACACTTTCTGATACCTTTAATAACAACAGCGAGATATACATTATACAGGCACTTTCCGGTGGTTAG
- a CDS encoding WD40/YVTN/BNR-like repeat-containing protein, with protein sequence MKKTLLLGTRKGLMAYRFENGNWQAENLSFEGVPVSIAYADPRNGRWWAALDHGHWGVKLHRSNDRGKTWEEVAAPAYPEGAEVKDGVPAATRYIWSISHGGNNHTSRIWLGTDPGGLFVSENGGDSFELVESLWSHPTRKTQWMGGGRDLPGIHSIVVDPRNEDHVYIGISCAGVFETVDAGKTWQTKNTGLRADFLPDPFAEIGHDPHIVVAAPANPDAIWQQNHCGIFRTTNGGMQWQDISEQQGPAKFGFAIAVADDSPDQAWVAPADSDAIRVSIKGALCICRTDDGGKTWLQQRNGLPQENCYDIVYRHALATSGNAVAFGTTTGNLFVSHDKGDSWQVINNYLPMVYSVQFAD encoded by the coding sequence ATGAAAAAAACGTTGCTGCTGGGCACCCGTAAAGGTTTGATGGCCTATCGTTTTGAAAACGGTAACTGGCAGGCCGAAAACCTGTCGTTTGAAGGTGTACCCGTATCCATTGCTTATGCCGACCCGCGCAATGGCAGGTGGTGGGCTGCGTTAGATCACGGGCATTGGGGTGTAAAACTGCATCGTTCCAACGACCGCGGCAAAACATGGGAAGAAGTGGCCGCACCAGCCTACCCCGAAGGTGCCGAAGTAAAAGATGGCGTACCCGCAGCCACAAGATATATCTGGTCCATCAGTCATGGCGGCAACAATCATACATCAAGAATATGGCTGGGCACAGACCCGGGCGGTTTATTTGTAAGTGAAAACGGTGGCGACAGTTTTGAATTGGTTGAATCGTTGTGGAGCCACCCCACACGTAAAACCCAATGGATGGGTGGCGGCAGGGATTTGCCGGGTATTCATTCGATCGTGGTAGACCCGCGGAATGAAGATCATGTGTACATCGGTATCAGTTGTGCCGGTGTTTTTGAAACGGTGGATGCGGGTAAAACATGGCAAACAAAAAATACTGGTTTGCGCGCCGATTTTTTGCCTGACCCTTTTGCAGAGATTGGTCACGACCCACATATTGTGGTGGCAGCACCCGCAAACCCGGATGCGATCTGGCAGCAGAACCACTGCGGTATCTTTCGCACTACAAATGGCGGCATGCAATGGCAGGACATCAGCGAACAGCAGGGGCCTGCAAAATTTGGTTTTGCTATAGCCGTGGCAGACGATAGCCCAGACCAGGCCTGGGTAGCACCGGCAGACAGCGATGCTATCCGCGTATCTATTAAAGGTGCTTTGTGTATTTGCCGAACAGATGATGGCGGCAAAACCTGGCTACAACAACGCAACGGCCTGCCACAGGAGAATTGCTATGATATTGTTTATCGTCATGCGCTTGCCACATCGGGCAATGCCGTGGCGTTTGGTACAACAACCGGTAATCTCTTTGTTTCACACGATAAAGGAGATAGCTGGCAGGTAATTAATAACTATTTGCCGATGGTTTATTCTGTGCAGTTTGCCGACTAA
- a CDS encoding lysylphosphatidylglycerol synthase transmembrane domain-containing protein, producing the protein MAANNSVKSFLKLLLKIAVTVVCLWYVSSKVDWAKSFSLIQQSNWWWLIFATILFTASKVVSAFRLNIYFRNIGVQLSEQKNMQLYWLGMFYNLFLPGGIGGDAYKVILLNRTFQYPAKQLTAAILLDRISGVVGLGILAVIYYFAVFEGGNYATVLLIAAVPGLVLYYFIVKKFFPSFVKGFWSTLWLGLAVQALQVFCAYAIMQALHINEHQTVYILLFLLSSIVAILPLTIGGLGAREVVFLWGSNTILHLTNDATPVSISITFYLITLAISFAGVYGVYKAPLKKTA; encoded by the coding sequence ATGGCGGCAAATAATTCCGTAAAATCGTTTCTGAAACTCCTGCTGAAGATTGCTGTTACAGTGGTTTGCTTGTGGTATGTAAGCAGCAAGGTCGACTGGGCCAAGAGTTTTTCACTGATACAACAAAGCAACTGGTGGTGGCTGATCTTTGCCACCATTTTGTTTACTGCATCAAAAGTTGTTTCTGCATTCAGATTGAATATTTACTTCAGGAATATTGGCGTACAGCTTTCCGAACAAAAGAACATGCAGCTTTATTGGCTGGGCATGTTTTACAATCTCTTTTTACCGGGCGGTATAGGTGGTGATGCGTACAAGGTGATACTACTCAACCGAACTTTTCAATACCCTGCAAAGCAACTGACAGCGGCAATTTTGCTCGACAGGATTAGTGGCGTTGTTGGCCTGGGCATACTTGCGGTTATTTATTACTTTGCTGTTTTTGAAGGTGGCAATTATGCAACCGTTTTATTAATAGCCGCAGTACCGGGTTTGGTGCTATACTATTTTATTGTAAAGAAATTTTTTCCCTCTTTTGTAAAAGGTTTCTGGTCTACGCTATGGCTTGGTTTAGCGGTACAGGCATTACAGGTATTTTGTGCTTATGCTATAATGCAGGCACTGCATATTAATGAACACCAAACGGTTTACATACTCCTTTTTTTATTGTCTTCGATTGTTGCAATATTGCCGCTGACCATTGGTGGTTTGGGAGCCAGGGAAGTAGTTTTCTTATGGGGCAGTAATACCATTCTTCACCTTACCAATGATGCTACACCTGTAAGTATAAGTATTACGTTTTATCTTATTACACTTGCTATTTCATTTGCCGGCGTGTATGGGGTTTACAAAGCACCCCTGAAAAAAACAGCGTGA
- a CDS encoding glycosyltransferase family 2 protein, which yields MRELSVVIPVMNEEDNIKPMIEAVDAALTHYDYEMIFVDDGSTDATRQRIKENLTERIQLIELRKNYGQSTAMAAGIDFSTGTYVTMLDGDLQNDPSDIPMMLEKLKAEDWDVVAGNRKNRKDGAVLRKIPSKIANAIIRSMTKVYIQDYGCTLKVFRREIAEDLGLYGELHRFIPVLASMQGARIVQVDVKHHARRFGQSKYGLGRTFRVMSDLVTMVFFRKYSQKPMHLFGTMGFISLFLGIIINIYMLVLKIMGEDIWGKPMLLLGMILLLGGIQLITIGILAEVSMRTYYESGNKKTYQVRKVWTQQPNA from the coding sequence ATGAGGGAACTCTCTGTTGTTATTCCTGTGATGAACGAGGAAGACAATATAAAGCCAATGATAGAAGCTGTTGATGCGGCACTGACACACTACGATTATGAAATGATCTTTGTGGATGATGGCTCTACTGATGCAACACGCCAACGCATTAAAGAAAATCTTACTGAGAGAATACAACTGATTGAGCTTAGAAAAAATTATGGCCAGAGTACTGCAATGGCGGCCGGTATTGATTTTTCAACCGGTACATATGTAACCATGCTGGATGGCGATCTTCAAAACGATCCATCTGACATACCCATGATGCTGGAGAAACTGAAAGCGGAAGATTGGGATGTTGTGGCCGGTAACCGGAAAAACAGGAAAGACGGGGCTGTACTACGCAAAATACCCAGTAAAATTGCGAATGCCATTATTCGCAGCATGACTAAAGTGTACATACAGGACTACGGTTGTACACTTAAAGTTTTCAGAAGAGAGATTGCGGAAGACCTTGGCCTGTATGGCGAGCTACATCGCTTTATACCTGTACTGGCAAGCATGCAGGGCGCACGTATTGTGCAGGTAGATGTGAAGCACCACGCAAGAAGATTCGGGCAATCGAAATATGGATTGGGCCGAACATTCAGGGTAATGAGCGACCTGGTAACGATGGTCTTTTTTAGAAAATACAGCCAGAAGCCGATGCACCTCTTTGGCACCATGGGTTTCATCAGTTTGTTCCTGGGTATTATCATCAACATATACATGCTGGTGCTTAAAATAATGGGTGAGGATATATGGGGCAAGCCTATGCTCCTGCTTGGTATGATTTTATTGCTGGGCGGCATACAACTGATAACCATTGGCATTCTTGCCGAAGTAAGTATGCGTACGTACTATGAAAGCGGCAACAAAAAAACCTACCAGGTAAGAAAGGTGTGGACACAACAACCAAATGCTTAG
- a CDS encoding outer membrane beta-barrel protein, which yields MKLVLPVLLLCCFCNHLFAAPAGDDDKVIKVTGKILDKSNNSAISGALIQIVSDTSSSNNFTAYAVADNEGRFVVDSMPYAKKYIMIISAVGYGSESKALVFNDETGRSMIVKNVEAIAMAPEANTLANVVVTATAKPAMQFGIDRKIFNVEKSITAQGGTAVDVMRNIPSITVDVNGNVQMRNSSPQILVDGRPTILTLDQIPADDIERVELLTNPSSKFDASSAGGIVNVVLKKNKRKGFNGLASVGGGTPQVLNGNLSLNLRQKSFNFFASGNYNQSGGIARGEAYRENKSNNVITDYFTQVSENERKRKFNSVRFGADYFIDDKSTISFTQGITNGRFNNTELQDQQYFDQQFILDYTGTRLSEGSTKFQRSSSVLAFDRTFNRPDHKLTADITYNKGSRTSGTQINTILLDTDGSPYAPDTRVRNEGSGDDDQLTIQLDYSNQVNENKKIEFGLRSFTSNSTTTFATYAQNGNSETKLPLSNNYKYRETVNAGYFNYANKWKTFKYQLGLRTELSKLDGQLLDSNTHFGYAYPASFKNLLDGLFPSLFLTKELDANQELQFNYSRRIRRPRFWEVNPFVDIDDPLNISQGNPGLMPEFTHSFEVNYFNKMKNGSFLGVVYFRNNIGDVTEYSDTISAELYDKLNNAAVSPNAILSTFINAGYTNRLGTEFTLQQKFFKNLDLTYSINLMYRKTSADVKGINLSNAGFNYDTKFIANYKIVSDRSKLFNNLSFQLLSEFESPEVIPQGRRKSQFVTDFALRKEMLKNKAAALSFSINDVFNTRRYGTIYDTDDFYQDSYNRWNVRTFRLTFSYKFGSSDFDLFKRRESNDAGGGQEG from the coding sequence ATGAAACTTGTTTTACCTGTTCTCCTCTTATGTTGTTTTTGCAATCATCTGTTCGCGGCTCCTGCAGGCGACGATGATAAAGTGATAAAAGTAACAGGTAAAATACTTGACAAAAGTAACAACAGTGCCATCTCCGGTGCATTGATACAGATCGTTTCAGACACTAGCAGTTCCAACAATTTTACGGCATATGCCGTGGCAGACAATGAAGGCAGGTTCGTTGTTGATAGTATGCCTTATGCAAAAAAATATATCATGATCATTTCGGCGGTAGGTTATGGTTCAGAAAGTAAGGCACTTGTGTTTAACGACGAAACCGGCAGATCAATGATTGTTAAAAATGTTGAGGCCATTGCAATGGCGCCGGAAGCGAATACCCTGGCAAATGTGGTGGTTACTGCAACGGCTAAGCCGGCTATGCAATTTGGTATAGACAGGAAAATTTTTAACGTAGAAAAAAGCATTACGGCGCAGGGTGGAACCGCGGTAGATGTAATGCGCAACATTCCGTCAATTACTGTAGATGTGAACGGGAATGTGCAAATGCGCAACAGCAGTCCACAGATATTGGTAGATGGAAGGCCAACCATTCTTACGCTCGACCAGATTCCGGCAGACGACATAGAAAGAGTGGAGTTACTTACCAATCCGTCTTCCAAGTTTGATGCTTCCAGTGCAGGCGGTATCGTAAATGTGGTACTCAAGAAAAATAAGCGTAAAGGTTTCAACGGACTGGCGTCTGTTGGTGGCGGTACACCTCAGGTATTGAATGGCAACCTGAGTTTAAACCTGCGCCAGAAAAGCTTCAACTTTTTTGCAAGTGGCAATTACAATCAATCCGGCGGTATAGCAAGGGGAGAAGCTTACAGGGAGAATAAATCTAATAATGTAATCACTGACTATTTTACACAGGTATCCGAGAATGAACGCAAACGAAAATTCAATTCTGTTCGTTTCGGTGCAGATTATTTTATAGACGATAAATCAACCATTTCTTTCACACAAGGTATAACCAACGGAAGATTCAACAACACTGAATTACAGGACCAGCAATATTTTGACCAGCAATTTATACTTGATTATACCGGTACGCGGCTATCTGAAGGCAGTACAAAATTTCAACGCAGCAGCAGCGTGCTGGCATTTGACAGGACTTTTAACCGGCCTGATCATAAACTTACGGCTGATATAACCTATAATAAAGGCAGCCGTACTTCCGGTACACAAATCAATACAATTTTACTGGATACAGATGGCAGTCCATATGCACCGGATACCCGTGTTCGTAATGAAGGTTCTGGTGATGATGATCAGCTTACCATTCAACTGGATTATAGCAACCAGGTAAATGAAAATAAAAAGATAGAGTTTGGATTAAGAAGTTTTACCAGTAATTCAACCACAACGTTTGCTACTTATGCGCAGAATGGCAACAGTGAAACAAAGCTGCCCTTAAGCAATAATTATAAATACAGGGAGACAGTGAATGCCGGTTATTTCAACTATGCCAACAAATGGAAAACATTCAAATACCAGTTGGGTTTAAGAACGGAGCTTTCAAAACTTGATGGCCAGTTGCTGGATAGCAATACACATTTTGGTTATGCATATCCCGCCAGTTTTAAAAACCTGCTGGATGGTTTGTTCCCCAGTTTATTCCTTACCAAAGAGCTTGATGCAAACCAGGAGCTCCAGTTCAATTATTCAAGAAGAATACGCAGGCCAAGATTCTGGGAAGTAAATCCATTTGTAGATATTGATGATCCGTTAAATATTTCGCAGGGCAATCCTGGCCTTATGCCTGAGTTTACCCACTCGTTCGAGGTAAATTATTTTAATAAGATGAAAAACGGGAGTTTTTTAGGTGTGGTATATTTCCGTAATAATATCGGTGATGTTACAGAATACAGCGACACAATATCGGCCGAGTTATACGATAAACTTAACAATGCCGCAGTGTCACCAAACGCAATACTCAGTACGTTCATCAATGCAGGTTATACCAACAGACTGGGTACAGAATTTACACTACAACAAAAGTTCTTTAAAAACCTGGATCTCACTTACAGCATCAATCTTATGTACAGGAAGACCAGTGCAGATGTAAAAGGAATCAACCTTAGTAATGCAGGTTTTAACTACGACACAAAATTTATTGCCAATTATAAAATCGTTTCTGATCGCAGCAAGCTTTTCAACAACCTGAGTTTCCAGCTTTTGTCAGAGTTTGAATCTCCCGAAGTAATTCCGCAGGGCAGGAGAAAAAGCCAGTTTGTCACCGACTTTGCATTACGCAAAGAGATGCTGAAGAACAAAGCCGCGGCATTATCATTTAGCATCAACGATGTTTTCAACACACGCCGTTACGGAACTATATACGATACAGACGATTTCTACCAGGATTCTTACAACCGCTGGAATGTGCGGACGTTCCGTTTAACCTTCAGCTATAAATTTGGTTCTTCTGATTTTGATCTTTTTAAACGCAGGGAAAGTAATGACGCTGGTGGAGGTCAGGAGGGTTAA
- a CDS encoding DUF2167 domain-containing protein: protein MKQITLYLASLFFCISQLTAQPDTAAAAIGDSTEESIVAYLKTADSVNRAMKYEHGVITLNGGFATLNVPAGFKFLDAAQSHYVLEELWGNPKDASVLGMIFPETSSPFTDSSFAFVVTFQDLGYVKDDDAKDVDYDEMLKELQDSETEDNKQRMAEGYPAIHMAGWAQKPFYDDKRKVLHWAKDLVFSDNGGVHTLNYDVRVLGRKGVLSLNAVASMNELPLVKENIDNILNMASFTEGNAYADFDDNTDKIAAYTVGGLVAGKVLAKVGFWALILKFWKLIAGGAVAAYYGIRKWLTGRKRPEEELVPEPVSNEEDEVPNNHTNEVA, encoded by the coding sequence ATGAAACAAATAACCCTTTACCTGGCCTCCCTGTTTTTTTGTATTAGTCAACTTACTGCTCAACCGGATACTGCTGCTGCAGCAATCGGTGATTCAACTGAAGAAAGTATTGTAGCATACCTGAAGACTGCCGATTCTGTAAATCGTGCGATGAAGTATGAGCATGGAGTAATAACGCTGAATGGTGGTTTTGCAACACTAAATGTTCCGGCAGGGTTTAAATTTTTGGATGCAGCACAAAGCCATTACGTACTGGAAGAACTGTGGGGTAACCCTAAAGACGCAAGTGTGCTGGGTATGATTTTTCCGGAAACATCTTCGCCCTTTACTGACAGCAGTTTTGCTTTTGTTGTTACATTCCAGGACCTGGGATATGTAAAAGACGACGATGCAAAAGATGTGGACTATGACGAGATGTTGAAAGAATTGCAGGACAGTGAAACTGAAGATAATAAACAACGTATGGCAGAAGGCTACCCTGCAATACATATGGCAGGCTGGGCGCAAAAGCCTTTTTATGACGATAAGAGAAAAGTATTGCATTGGGCAAAAGACCTTGTTTTTAGCGATAACGGGGGTGTACATACGCTAAACTATGATGTGCGTGTGCTTGGCCGCAAGGGCGTGTTATCGCTTAACGCGGTTGCTTCTATGAATGAACTGCCCCTGGTAAAAGAAAATATTGACAACATACTAAATATGGCTTCTTTTACAGAAGGCAATGCTTATGCAGATTTTGATGATAATACAGATAAGATAGCTGCTTATACTGTTGGCGGTCTGGTAGCGGGCAAAGTGCTGGCTAAAGTGGGCTTTTGGGCCCTGATACTTAAATTCTGGAAACTGATTGCAGGTGGCGCCGTTGCTGCATACTACGGCATAAGAAAATGGCTTACCGGCAGAAAACGACCTGAAGAAGAGCTGGTGCCAGAGCCGGTTAGCAATGAAGAAGATGAAGTGCCCAACAACCATACAAACGAAGTTGCTTAA